The Pseudomonas kermanshahensis genome includes a window with the following:
- the recA gene encoding recombinase RecA, giving the protein MDDNKKRALAAALGQIERQFGKGAVMRMGDHERTGIPAISTGSLGLDIALGIGGLPKGRIVEIYGPESSGKTTLTLSVIAEAQKNGATCAFVDAEHALDPEYAGKLGVNVDDLLVSQPDTGEQALEITDMLVRSNAVDVIIVDSVAALVPKAEIEGEMGDMHVGLQARLMSQALRKITGNIKNANCLVIFINQIRMKIGVMFGSPETTTGGNALKFYASVRLDIRRTGAVKEGDEVVGSETRVKIVKNKVSPPFRQAEFQILYGKGIYRNGEIIDLGVSQGLVEKSGAWYAYQGNKIGQGKANAAKYLAENPAIGAEIEKQIREKLLKAGAAAEAGKAAAAEASADDVADADAGY; this is encoded by the coding sequence ATGGACGACAACAAGAAACGCGCCTTGGCTGCGGCCCTGGGTCAGATCGAACGCCAATTCGGCAAAGGCGCAGTCATGCGCATGGGCGACCACGAGCGCACCGGCATCCCGGCTATCTCCACCGGTTCCCTGGGCCTGGACATCGCCCTCGGCATTGGCGGCCTGCCAAAAGGCCGTATCGTCGAAATCTACGGCCCGGAGTCATCGGGTAAAACCACGCTGACCCTGTCGGTCATCGCCGAAGCCCAGAAGAATGGCGCCACCTGCGCCTTCGTCGACGCCGAGCATGCCCTTGACCCGGAATACGCCGGCAAGCTGGGCGTCAATGTCGACGACCTGCTGGTGTCGCAGCCAGACACCGGTGAGCAGGCGCTGGAAATCACCGACATGCTGGTGCGCTCCAACGCGGTCGACGTGATCATCGTCGACTCCGTGGCAGCCCTGGTGCCCAAGGCCGAGATCGAAGGCGAGATGGGTGACATGCACGTAGGCCTGCAGGCTCGTCTGATGTCCCAAGCGCTGCGCAAGATCACCGGTAACATCAAGAACGCCAACTGCCTGGTCATCTTCATCAACCAGATCCGTATGAAGATCGGCGTGATGTTCGGCAGCCCGGAAACCACCACCGGCGGTAACGCCCTGAAGTTCTACGCCTCTGTGCGCCTGGACATCCGCCGTACCGGCGCGGTCAAGGAAGGCGACGAAGTGGTCGGCAGCGAAACCCGCGTCAAGATCGTCAAGAACAAGGTCTCGCCGCCGTTCCGTCAGGCCGAGTTCCAGATCCTCTACGGCAAGGGTATCTACCGCAACGGCGAAATCATCGACCTGGGTGTTTCTCAGGGGCTGGTGGAGAAGTCCGGTGCCTGGTACGCCTACCAGGGCAACAAGATTGGCCAAGGCAAAGCCAACGCCGCCAAGTACCTGGCTGAGAACCCGGCCATTGGTGCCGAGATCGAGAAGCAGATCCGCGAGAAGCTGCTCAAAGCCGGTGCTGCCGCCGAAGCGGGCAAGGCTGCCGCTGCCGAAGCCAGTGCTGACGACGTGGCTGATGCCGACGCCGGTTATTGA